In Zea mays cultivar B73 chromosome 7, Zm-B73-REFERENCE-NAM-5.0, whole genome shotgun sequence, the following proteins share a genomic window:
- the LOC100276734 gene encoding uncharacterized protein LOC100276734, whose protein sequence is MELEVGAPSPARYLVGAAIMMAGVVLPLAYMIFRSKRSPSSASAAGPSSFSKQT, encoded by the coding sequence ATGGAGCTGGAGGTGGGTGCGCCTTCGCCGGCGAGGTACCTGGTGGGGGCAGCGATCATGATGGCCGGCGTGGTGCTCCCGCTGGCGTACATGATCTTCCGCAGCAAGCGTTCGCCttcctccgcctccgccgcggGGCCCTCCTCCTTCTCCAAGCAGACGTAG
- the LOC100192974 gene encoding uncharacterized protein LOC100192974, protein MRYFLQCFPLQSLVCSLQSPSLFYSNGGLSCHSLPGADTYIVAKCISLLSDNPHLQMCPVCLCSYKLAPIELSVFLHMKVVNKSVCCPRKVRLVDIIVFRLLANLYDNHDALHLHFRWIDCFCGYMKGLRLALWLVIKMVILMEATGYSGPTLPQY, encoded by the exons ATGCGATATTTTCTTCAGTGCTTCCCTCTTCAAAGTTTGGTTTGCTCTCTTCAGTCCCCTTCTTTATTCTATTCTAACGGAGGCCTTTCATGTCATTCGCTTCCAGGAGCTGACACATACATTGTTGCTAAGTGCATTAGTTTGTTATCTGATAATCCACACCTCCAGATGTGCCCTGTATGTTTGTGTTCTTATAAGTTGGCTCCTATTGAATTGTCTGTGTTCCTGCACATGAAGGTAGTAAACAAATCAGTGTGCTGCCCCAGAAAAGTCAGGTTGGTTGATATTATTGTTTTTCGGTTATTGGCTAACCTATATGATAACCATGAtgcattgcatttgcactttagaTGGATCGATTGTTTTTGTGGCTACATGAAGGGCTTGCGGCTTGCCTTGTGGCTTGTGATCAAGATGGTAATTCTCATGGAGGCTACTGGGTATTCAGGGCCTACCCTTCCTCAG TATTGA